From the Paenibacillus sp. R14(2021) genome, the window GACACGATGTTGCCGACTTTAAATTCTTTTTGCAGAAGCTCTTCCGATGGCTTGGCGGCCGTCTCGCCTCCGATGCCCAGTTCCGTATCCGGCGTCACGGTTACCCACAGGTCGCCAACCTTGAAGCTGTTGCCGTCTGCGCTTACTTCGGAGATAACCCCATCGATATTGACGGCCACTTTACCCATGATCGGAGGTTTCGTTACGGCAGCCGATGGCTGCTGCACAGGATTCGGCGCTTGGTGATTCATCGAGAAGATGCTGACCGATAATACCGCAACCGCTACAATGCCGACTGTCCAACCCGTTACTGTTCTTTTCTTCGCTCTTTCCATTGTTATCCGCCCCTTTTGGTTGTTTGGATTGGCTTCCGCTAATTTATCCATTTCCGACATTAACTTCTGGTACGTGGCCTCTTGAAAATCCTCGCTTGTTTTCACACGGGACATCGCCGATTTATAAACAGATTTCTTCATGCGCCATGCCTCCAATCTTCTCCTTTAAGATAAAGCGCCCTCTTGCAAGCCATGTTCCGACGGTTGCGGGCTTGGCCTGCAGAATAGCCGCAATTTCCTGGATCGAGTAGCCCTCGTAATAATGCAGATGAATCGGAATCCGATACTTCTTGTCCAAGGCTAATACGGCCTGCAGGACCTCGTTTTCTTCCTGCGGGAGGTAGCTCAGATCCTCGGGAACGGGGTTTCTGCTTTTGAACCACCCGGTTTTCAGCATGTTTTTGCTTTTATTGATTGTGGTTCGAATCAGCCACGCTTTTTCATGTTCACTACTGTTGAATATAGGGTGCTTTTGCAAATAGGCGAGAAAGACTTCCTGCGTCACTTCTTCTGCATCGGCTATATTTTTCAAGTATGCAAAAGCAATCTTGATTAAGCTGTGAGAATATTGATCCAAGGCACGCCGCACAGATTCATTGAGCTCGTATGAATTGTACACCTCGGCACCCCCTTTCACTTGTAATACAACTGAGCGGCCTACTATTTTTCATTATGTTCAATTTTTTAGTATGCAGTTTTTTCCAATAAGTTACACATGCGGCTTCAAACACAAAAAAGCCCGCAGAATGACTGCGAGCGAAATAGAATGATTCCCTCATAAAGAAGAGAAAACCGGCCTCCACATAGGAGACATAGGATGTGATCCTTCGTACTGTCATGCAGTTATCCGAAGTCGGATTGAACTCGCGCTCGATCAGCCCTTCGTTACTTCTTCTCCGTTAAGCACGAGCCTGTAAGAGATATCGGCCTTCAACGAGTCCGACACCGCGCAATACTTCTTGCTCCCCATCTCGATGGCCTTCCACACCCTGTAATCCGGTATGTCTCCGTCCACGCGGAAAGTCAGCTCTATGGCGGTAAAGCCCGTCGGTGCCTGCTCCTTCCGAGTGCCGTCGGCTTCTATTTCGATTTGACGGATCGTGCCGAGGTACTGATCCAGAATCATCGTAACGTCGATTCCAATACAGCCGGCTAAGCCTGCAAGTACCAGTTCCATAGGCGTAGCGCCATTGCCATCGCCCCCATATGCGGGCGTTGCGTCCATGCCGACCGGATAGCCGGACGGACCAACAGATGTAAACAATCGTTTGCCTTTCCACGTTGTCATTACTTTCATTTCGGTATACCTGCTTTCTCATGTAAGATTAGTGAACGTACAGATTAATACTCGCTAAGTTGATTTAGAAACTTTCTTGCCCTCTCGGATTGGGGGCTCTGGAAGAAAACTTCCGGCTCCTGCTCCTCAACGATTACGCCGCCGTCCATGAATACAACACGGTTCGCCACCTGGCGGGCGAACTTCATCTCATGGGTAACGACGACCATCGTCATCCCTTCCTTCGCCAATTCCCGCATAACCTCCAGCACTTCGCCGACCAGTTCTGGGTCGAGCGCTGATGTCGGCTCGTCGAACAGCATGACCGACGGCTCCATCGCTAGCGCGCGGGCAATGGCGACACGCTGCTGCTGCCCTCCGGATAGCCGTGATGGATACTGGTCTTTCTTGTCCGACAAGCCAACCCGCTCCAGCAGCCGTATGCCGATACGCTCGGCTTCGTTCCTCTTCAGCTTCTTGACGGTCAACAGCGATTCGATCACGTTGCCGAGCGCCGTCTTATGGGGATACAGATTGAATTGCTGAAATACCATACCGGCGTCGCGCCGAATCTCTCTAAAATTCGTTCTCTTCGTTCTTGCCGACATATCTGCAGCTACGCGAACGCCGTTCACTTCCACGGCCCCTCCGCTCAGCTCCTCCAGTCCGTTCAGGCAGCGCAGCAGCGTGCTTTTGCCCGACCCGCTCGGTCCGAGAAGAACGACGATCTCCCGGGCCTCGACCCGCAGATCAATGCTTTTCAATACCTGCGTGCCGTGAAAGGACTTCGACAGCCCCGTCGTTTGGATCATCATCCGGTTCGCGCCTCCCATCTCAGTAAGCTTTGGACAACCGCTTCTCGATGCCTTCGAGAATGAACGAGAACACTGTGCTCATGACCCAGTACATCGCAGCAATCCCCAAATAAAAGGGCATGTTCACAAAATATTGGGCAATCAACAACTGGGCGGATCGCACCAGCTCGGTTACCGTAATGACGGAAACAAGGGCCGTCTCTTTGAGCATTCCGATAAACGTGTTGCCCATCGGCGCAATGGCTACCCGGGCAGCTTGCGGAAAGATAATCCGCCGTAATGTCTGCCAAGGCGTCATGCCCGCCGCATATGCCGCTTCGGTCTGCCCTTTCGGAATCGACAGAATCGCTCCCCGAAACGTCTCGGACAAATAAGCGCCGACGTTGATGCTTAACGCCACACAGGCCGCCATCAGCGGGCCGAGCGTGATACCGTAATCCACGAGCCCGTAATATACGATCAAGATTTGAACGTATGCCGGCGTGCCTCGAATGACGGACAAATAAGCGCGCGCCAGCCAGCGGACAGGCAGGTTGCCTTTCAGTCTGGCAATTGCGACCACGATGCCGATGAGAAGCCCAAAGCACATGGAAATGATGGTGATCAATAGCGTATAATAGGCGCCCTTTAGCAAGAAGAGCAGGTTATCCCATACCAGACTCATGAATGCCCGTTCCCCTTTGTCATTCCCTTGAATTATCGCGGAGAGCCATGATGCGAATCCACCATGGCTCATTACCCGTTTCGCTTCTTATTTCGCTGCCGGCTCCTCGCCGAACCACTTCTTGAAGATGGTATTGTACGTGCCGTCGGACTTCATATCCGCAAGCGCCTTATCGAGCGCCGTAATGAACTCCGGATTGTTCTTGTGAACGGCTATCCCCGCCTGATCGGACTTGATTGCTTCCCCGACCGCTTTAATTTTGAAGCCGTTTTTATCCACGATCGGCTTCAAAGCGTACAGGTTGTTGATCGTAGCATCGATCCGGCCGGCATTCAGATCTTGAAGAGAATTGATGACATCATCGTAGGTCTTGATGGTAAACTTACCTACCTTCGGCAGCACTTCGTTGCGCAGATAGGATTCGTCGTTCGTGCCGAGGCCCACGCCGATATTCTTGCCTTTGAAATCTTCAAGCTTCGTAATGGAATCGTTGTTTTGACGAACGATGATCTTCACTTCGTTCGTGATGTAGGGCTGCGTGAAGTCGATTTGCTTCTTGCGTTCGTCGGTGATGGTCACTTGGCTGATAATCGCGTCAATTTTGCTTGCCTGCAGGCTCGGGATCAATCCGGAGAACTCCTGAGGAGCGAATTCGACCTTAACCCCCAGGCGCTTGCCGATTTCCTTAGCAATGTCGGCGTCAAAGCCGTCGATTTCCTTATTGTCGTTCAAGAAATTGTAAGGTGCGTACGTGCCCATAAGACCCACCTTCATAACGCCAGCCGCCTTGATTTGCTTCAACAGGTCGCCGCCGCTAGCTGGTGCGTTGCTTCCATCATCAGAAGTGGACGAGCCCGGGGACGGCTGCGCGGTATTGTTTTTCGAGCCGCAGCCGACAAGCGCAAGCGCGAACAGCAATACAATTGATAACATGAGGAACAAGGATTTTTTTGATTTTTTCAGCATGGAATTCTCTCCTATAATCATTTTTTTCTAAGTTGCCCGGCCTGAAGCCGAATAATCCGAAAACCTTCTGTAAGTCTAGACGCCAAGGAGCCCGAAAAACTCAAATCTTGCCGTCTCGGACGCCAGCTGACCGGCAGTCTTCCCTGCCATTCCGCTGGCAGGCGCTCCTAAGCCGAACAACCATCGCGAGACGACACCTTCGATCAAGCTCATAATGAGCGCTGCACGAAACTCGGCATCGATCGCTTCCGGCAGCATGCCAAGCTCCATTGCGCGCCGAATATTATGAAGAAACGCGCTCTCCATCGCGGCCCGGGTCTCGCCGATCGCTTGCCGGATCGGTTCGATGCCGCCGCTGCCGCCGAGCAGAAGCTCCATTAAGTAACGGTTAGATTCGGCGAATTGAAACAACCTGCAGAGTAGCGCTTCCGATGCCTGTACCATATCCTGCACGGTCCCCAGCTCCTGCCGGTAACCTTGCGCGATGACGTCCAGCAGCTGGCGGCGCCCGTCTTCCACGATCTCAAGCGCGATCGCCTCCTTGCTTTTGAAGTGCCAATAGAACGTCCCCTGCGCTACGCCGGCTTCGGCGACAATATCGGAAATCTTGGTCGCGTGGTAACCATCCTTCGCGAATCTCCTCAGGGCAATCTCCAAGAAGCGCCTTCTCCGCTCGCTGCTAATCTGGGAATCGTTTTGCCCGTTCAATTGGTACCTCACCTCACCCGATTGATTAGTCAGTCAGTTTTATTTTAAAGCCTATCGGATTGCTTTGTATTTGTCAAGCCGTACGGGTACCTGGCATGTCCATAACCGTTGATCCCTTTGTTTTATAACGGTACGTTTAGGGCCATCCTATGTCGAATAACCCTTTCTTGAACAACTATCATCGTATGTGCTTCTGCGTCACAATCCAAATCCGAATGAGCGAATTGCAGGGAAGGTATTCAACAGAATCCGTGTATGGTTTATACTAATCCTTCCATGATATGAGCGTTTCTATCCAACAACAATTAAAAAGAAAGAAGTGAAGTTAATGTTTGAAATTACGACCGAGCTCGTACGTCAATTAATTCATAATCAATTTCCCAAGTGGGCGCACCTGGAAATAAGACCTGTAGAGAAGAGCGGGCATGATAACCGCACTTATCGGCTAGGAAGCGAAATGACCGTTCGACTACCGAGTCATGAGAATTACGCCTCGGCTGTTGAGAAAGAACTCAAGTGGCTTCCTGTTTTCAAGCCTCTTCTGTCCTTGCCGATCCCGGCTCCCGTTGCACAAGGCAAACCTACGGACGAATATCCCCTTCCATGGTCCATTAACCGATGGATTGAAGGCGATACAATTACGCCTGCCAACGTACTGGATTTGAACGGATTTGCCGAAGATCTCGCGGGGTTCCTGAGGGAATTAGAAGCGATCGATGCAAGCCGCGGCGTACCCGCAGGCGTTCAAAACTTTCATCGCGGTGGAAACTTAGCGGTTTACGATCAAGATACAAGATCCATCATCGACAGCCTATCCGGCCAATACGATTCTAAGCTCTTAACTGAAATATGGGACCTTGCCCTTGCGACGAGATATCAATCGGCACCGCTATGGGTGCATGGTGACGTTGCGGTAGGCAATCTACTCGTGAAGGATGGCCGGCTGTGCGGCGTCATTGATTTCGGAACGATGGGCGTCGGCGATCCTTCAAGCGATCTTGTGATGGCCTGGAACTTTTTTGATGACGTAAGCCGCGAAATATTCCTAAGCCGCATGGGCTTTGACCAGCATACTGTTAATCGCGCACGCGGCTGGGCTTTGTGGAAAGCACTCATTACCTACGCTTGGAATGAGCAAGGCTCGGAAGCTTCGAATTGGGGTAAGCATGTGATGGATGTCATTATTCGAGACTACAAATCGCTGTAAACTTAGGCGTCTCCGACCTTTCTTTAAGTCACTGCCCCGCAACCGCAGGTTGCATCTTACCGACCTCAAGAAAAAGCTCGTCGAAGCCCGCAATCCTGCGAGCATCGACGAGCTTTTCTTAGCGGCCTCCCAGCGCATGCTCGATCCGCCGATCCGGTACGAACCAGATTACGGTAACCAGCACGAAGAAGAAGCCGGATATCCACGTGCTCACGTACGCGGTCAAGGCCGCGATCGTGTAAAGCAGCGGGGACAACTTACCCTTCCAGTTCTTCCCCATGGCCACGACGAATGCGGAGTCGCCCGCATGCTGCTTCATAATTGCGAGCTGCAGCAACCAGTAGGACAGCGATGCAAGCAGCAAAACTATCCCATACAGTGCCGTTGGTGTGGCTGCAAAATGACTCTCCCCCATCCAACCGGTCGTGAATGGCACAAGGGACAGCCAGAAGAGAAGCAGCAGGTTGGGCCACATCAGCCGCCCGTTCATTGTTCGAACCATGTGCAGCAGATGGTGATGATTGTTCCAGTAGATGCCGACGTAGACGAAGCTGAGAATATAGCTTAGAATTTTCGGCCCGAGCTGGATTAGCGCATCCCAATCATGGCCTTCCGGCACTTTAAATTCCAGCACCATAATCGTAATGATAATGGCCAGTACGCCATCGCTGAAGGCTTCCATCCGATTCGCTTTCAACGTTGTTCCCCCTCTTTTTATTCAATCAATACCCGTAATTTCACATGAAACCCTCACTATGTCAAGCAAAACTTAGCAGTGAATCACTAATATTACAAGCATTTGTAACCGAATAAAAAGAGGGCTATTCGCCCTCTTTTCCCAATTGGTATTCAACAGTACTGCATCACTAATTTTTCTTTCTTAGAACAAGATGGTATCTGGAATGGAACGAACCTGACACAATATTCTCTCGGCGAATAAGATTTGCTTCTAAAATATCAAAATCGTCTTTAACAAGCTCTAGGACCTTTCCATAGTTATAATACATTTGAATGGTCCCAATTTCGTGCTGCGTTTCTACTACTTCTTCTCCCCAGAATTCTCGAGCATGATTTGAATCATCCCCTGAAATAAGGTCGCAATAAAAGAGACCACCATTCTTTAAGATTCGAGCTGTTTCCGTAAACGCAGCCCTGGCAATATTAAAATATGTACTATCAAATACGCCGTGACTAACGGCATAGTCGAAGGATCCATTCTCCCATGGCATATTTCGTATATCGCCTTGAATAATTTTATTTTCTACATCAGATACATTTAGATTGCGGCCCCACTGTCTTGCAACAGTTATTGCCTCATTCGACAAGTCTACTCCATATGAATCCAAGCCCATCCTGTGACTATAAAAAATATGCCTGCCGATTCCGCAACCTACATCTAACAACTTCGGCTTTTCATTATAGGGATGAATAAATTGATATTCATCTAACCCGACTTGTTTCACTATATATTTAGATACAAACCGAATGACTTCTTCGTGCGGATAGAATAGGAAATTATCACGATTTAAGTACGAATTATCCCACTCGCTCATTTTGTTTTCCAATTGTACCTTCCCCCTGTAAGAAAGCTTTATTTAATTCAAGCAGCAGTTTATCAACATCAGCGCCATTTATGCCATGATTTCTTGCACCTATTGAAATAGATTCAAACGTGGAATGATGACAACCCAAACAATATAATCCATATCTCCGAAGTATTTTATCGGCATCGTCCCCGTAAAACTCCAGTACATCGGCGATGGCCGTATCTCCTGTAATCGTTTCCGGATGAACGGTCCTTGTTAGTTGAGGGCTTTTACGAAAATATGGCGTTTGCAATAAACGCCAAAATCCAGCATGATATACATCCGGATTTCGGCTAAACTTACACCAATATCCAATATGCGCCTCATCCCATGATAAATTATCAGTGATGATTTTCTTTACTATGTTTGCTGGGAGCTCAATCGTTAAGTTTATATCATGCTTTTCTAGTTTTCGAATGTTTAAAATTCCCTTTTCAATCTCTAATAAAACTTCGAAAGAGTGCTGGCTAGAATCTATATTCGTAACTTTCACGCATATTCTCAAGTCTTCACAGTAAGCAATCTCGCTCGTTTTATTTAAAAGTAAAAAGTAATTCTCCACCTCAGCCACTGATATAGAATAATCATTCGGATGATGTTCCAAAAAAAGGTCTTCACGATAGGCTTTATCTAGATATTCTAGCACCTCTGCCTGGTTATATAATTTAGAGCGGTCGCGCTTAGCATAAACAATATTGTTTTTCTTGACGCCCCAATAATCCCCAGGCAATAAATCTACGACATTGACCGTAGTATCTTTAAAAGCCTCAACAACATCCATCACTGTGTTTTTTCTTAACTTTTCTACGTATTTTCGATGAGTTGGGTGCCACAAGTTGAAATGTGATGCAAAAGGGATGAGTGATTTGGCCCCATATAGATCGATGGCTTGGGTAAGCATTTTTAACAGGCCGAGCCTCGACTTCTCTAGGATTTGATCTTTCTTGTCCTCATCTAAATGTGCCCATGTCAAAGGATATCCTGATGCCCCAGGGGAAAATCCGGAAGCTATCACATCCACCTTTCCAATTATTTTGGCGATTCTTGGGTTTAACCCCGCATCATTAAGATTCAGAATCCTGAAATTCTCAATCTCTATGAGAAGGATCGCGTCATTCCATAGACTAGAGGGTTCGAAACAAGTAATTTTGATATGTTTGCGTATCTCCAAAGGTTTTCCGAACTGCATGGGATAGATGTTTCGGAAACCAAGTTGTATCAGTTTTTCCTCTATTCTTTTATTCGGAAAATCAGGGAAATATATGGGTATATTTCTGTCCATAAATGTTAGAGTTGATTCATGGAAATGATCGGAGTGCTCATGTGAAATCCATAATGCAGATGGTGTTAATGTATGAACGTCCACAATCGGAGCAGGGTACTGAAGCCATGCCCCCATAAAGGCAGGTCCTACTAGCCAAGGGTCGGTAATCAAAGAGAAATCGTCGTACTTGAACTCAAGGCACGCATGCGAATGAAGCTTTACGATTAAGTCTTGTTCTAGCGTTGTGTCCTGTTGCGGCTCACTGGTATTTAAGGAATTTGGAATCTCCGCGAAAAGCATGCCGTCTTCAACAGAAACGTTATACTGCGCCATCCTTTGCTTAGGCACATTCATGGATTCTCCGGAATAAGCGAATTTCCAACTATGTATTGGACATTCGAAGCAAGAATCTTGGTCCACGATTTTCCCGCCTGCATGAGGACATGTAGAAGATAACAACTTGTAGCCAGTTTCATCTTTTGTCAAAAAATAGCTGGAACCCTCTAATTCTATTTCTAAAGGATTATCATATACATTATTTTCTAAACAAATCTGTACCTTTTTCAAAGCCATTGTAAAATCCCTTCAGTTAATAGTTGATAATTGCCATCTTTACTCATTATCGGATTTATCAGCTTTTATATTAAATGTTATTATATATAACCCTTAAAATTGGATTTTTATAATCCCCCTTACCGTTACTTGTAATAAGATGCCTTATTCAAAGGCAAAAGGGCACCTAAGTAGATGCCCTCTGCAATGCAGTTATTAGAATAAGCTTATTTGAAACCAGTGCCCGGTAAGATCTGAAGCCAATTTCTTATCTTTCATCTTAGGTCTCCTCTAGTTTCATTAGATGTGTGGTTTCTTGCAGTGATAGAAACGCAAAAAAAGCCGGATCAGGCCTAGGCCTTCCGACTTTTCGCAATTTACTGTAAAGGCGTCCATTCCTTTTACAGCACCCGGTCCGGATTGTACTTTGCTCTGAATTTATTGGCGATATAGGTTTCGTAAATGGCGCGGTCAAGAAGGCCTTCGACGATACAAACCTCAATTTTCGTAACTTCATCTCTGTGGTTTTTGATCGGCGATACCGTATCTTCGAAATGTTTTTTGATTCTTGGGCGCAGCTTTCTCGCTTTACCGACAAACAGCAGCTCATCCTTGTTATTGTAAAACATGAAGATGCCGCCCTCTTCCCTCGAAATCAAGTGGAAATCGGTAAATCCATAAATATGGCTTAGCTGGGGGTCACTTTGTTTGGTAATGGTAACGTCGGGTGCTGGTATGGTGATGCTGATCATAATCGATTCACGTCCTCTTCAATGTAGGTCTATATACTAACACGAATGGCTGACTTACTAAAGCCTTGTAATCCTGGCTTGTCTGACAGAATAAAGTGATAATGCTGTACTGTGCTTAGGATATCATTTACAATCGGCAGATTACATATGTACTCGGAACCTATCTCATAGCTCGATAGACGCAGCAAAACCGGCATCCTCTGCCGGTTTTTTTTGTATCTATTCAGCTGCTTGCTGCTTCAGCTCTTCTAGCGACTTGTCGATTTCGGCTGTAAGCGTCGGGTCCAAATATTGCGGCGCCGAACGCTTCACGGGTGAGACGAACCGATTCATGGCCTCCAGCTCCGCTTCGATCATAAGCACCTTCTCTTCCGCACGGGCAAACCCTTTGGTGACGTTGCCCGTCTGAAACGAGACGACGCTCTGATTCATCTCCTTCAAGGAGCTTGCCACGTTGACCCGGGACGCCAGCAGCAGCCGGCGGTGATTGAACTCCTCCGATTGTACGAGCAGCTGACTGATACGTTCTTCGAGTACGCCTGTTTGCTCTTGAATGGCCGCATACTGCTCGCGGTAAGCTGCCAGCTTCTTCTCTTGCAGCAGCTTCTCCTGCAGGGCGAGCTTGGCAATTTGATCTTCACCTTGCTTCACCGCAAGCATTGCTTGGCGGTCCCGCTTCTCCACGCTCGCTTCAGCCTCCGCAATGAGCGCCGACTGCCTCTTCTCGATAAACAATTGATTCGCCAGCGCCCGCTGACCCTTAGCGAGTTCTTCGCCAAACTCGCGAATATAGAGATCGACCATGTGCAGCGGTTTCTCACATTTGTCCAGCATCCCGTTTGTTTCCGCCAGAAACATATCTTTGACCCGTTTGAAAATACCCATATTTAGTTCGTCTCCTTTGTACGATTTTGATGCAGCTCCCATTGATCCAGGAAATCGGATGCAGACGTAATCGCGGTGAATTGATTGGCTCGAGGGGCTCTTCTTGCGCGTTTGCCTCTCCTCATGGCCCAGAACAGCAGCCCAGCTGCGAGAATCGTTATGCCTACAGCCACTCCGGCATCCCACCCATCATGCTCGGGATGCCCCTCTCCGTGCATCCCTTTTTCCTGGCGGATACGGATGTCTGGTCCAGGCCCGAATTTCTCACCCTTCATACCGACGAAATTATCGACAGGTCTGGATTCTTGTTTCACAAACTGGATTGCAGGCATCCCATCAGGCCTGCCCCGCTCTGCAGCCCAGCTCAAGCCGGCGCCAACGGCGACGATGATCACAGACGCCACAAGTACTTTCTTCACCCAAGGTCTCACGGATCTCACGCTTCATTCATCCTTTCATCCATTGATCTTCTCTACAGCTCTCACTATAGTCCTGGAAAGTAAAAGTACGGTAAATGGACAAAGAAAAGCCCTTCCTCTTCATCGCAAGAGAAAGGGCGTATGCTGTTATAGCGGAAATTTCACGATAAAGGTGCTTCCTTCGCCGACGACGCTGTCGACCTCAATGGATCCCTGATGGGCTTCTACGATCCACTTCGCAATCGATAATCCCAGCCCTGCGCTGCCTTCCTCACGCGAGCGATGTGCCTCCACCCGATAGAACCGGTCGAATATCCGCTGCTTATCCGCAGCCGGTATGCCGATACCGCTGTCCCGAACGGAGAGCCGCCATTGTTTGCCACTACTCTCCAGCAGCGCGTCAACAGTCCCCTGCTCCGGCGTGTACTTGATCGCGTTGTCCAGGAGAATGTACACGAGCTGCTTGATCCGCTCGACATCTCCAGTAACCGTCATCGTATCCGGCAGCTCGGCCTTCAGCGTAATGGCTTTCTTCTGGGCAACCGCTTCAAAGGCATGCATCCATTGGCGAAGCTTCGGCGTCAGATCGAAAGGCGCCTTCTCGAATTCGACCGAGCCGGCGTCGGTTCGAGCGAGGAGCAGCAGATGCTGCACCATGCGGCTCATCCGGCCCACTTCTTCTTTCATATCCGACACGACTTCCTTCGTAAACGAGGTCAACGTCTCCCCATTCTCCAGTTCAATGACCTCAAGAGACGTATTCATAATGCTCAGCGGTGTCCGCAGCTCATGCGACGCATCGGCCAGAAACTGCTGCTGCTGCCGGTATGTCCGCTGAATTGGAATCATGGCTCTCTTGGACATCGAATAGCTGAGCCATAAGGCAGCGATAATGAACAGAACGAGGATGCAGAAAAATACGATGAGCAGTGTTTTGAACACATCGAAGTAGAAGGTGACGTCTTTCGCGGCGTAAATCGTTATGACTCTGCCGTCCACGGTCATGACCGGACGCGCACCTACAAAAAGCAGCCGGTCCTGCGTCCTGATGATCATCCCTTCAGGGCGTGCATGCAGTTCGGGCAGCCACTTCAATCGAAACGATTCCTCAC encodes:
- a CDS encoding RNA polymerase sigma factor, encoding MYNSYELNESVRRALDQYSHSLIKIAFAYLKNIADAEEVTQEVFLAYLQKHPIFNSSEHEKAWLIRTTINKSKNMLKTGWFKSRNPVPEDLSYLPQEENEVLQAVLALDKKYRIPIHLHYYEGYSIQEIAAILQAKPATVGTWLARGRFILKEKIGGMAHEEICL
- a CDS encoding OsmC family protein; translation: MKVMTTWKGKRLFTSVGPSGYPVGMDATPAYGGDGNGATPMELVLAGLAGCIGIDVTMILDQYLGTIRQIEIEADGTRKEQAPTGFTAIELTFRVDGDIPDYRVWKAIEMGSKKYCAVSDSLKADISYRLVLNGEEVTKG
- a CDS encoding amino acid ABC transporter ATP-binding protein, producing the protein MIQTTGLSKSFHGTQVLKSIDLRVEAREIVVLLGPSGSGKSTLLRCLNGLEELSGGAVEVNGVRVAADMSARTKRTNFREIRRDAGMVFQQFNLYPHKTALGNVIESLLTVKKLKRNEAERIGIRLLERVGLSDKKDQYPSRLSGGQQQRVAIARALAMEPSVMLFDEPTSALDPELVGEVLEVMRELAKEGMTMVVVTHEMKFARQVANRVVFMDGGVIVEEQEPEVFFQSPQSERARKFLNQLSEY
- a CDS encoding amino acid ABC transporter permease — protein: MSLVWDNLLFLLKGAYYTLLITIISMCFGLLIGIVVAIARLKGNLPVRWLARAYLSVIRGTPAYVQILIVYYGLVDYGITLGPLMAACVALSINVGAYLSETFRGAILSIPKGQTEAAYAAGMTPWQTLRRIIFPQAARVAIAPMGNTFIGMLKETALVSVITVTELVRSAQLLIAQYFVNMPFYLGIAAMYWVMSTVFSFILEGIEKRLSKAY
- a CDS encoding ABC transporter substrate-binding protein; the encoded protein is MLKKSKKSLFLMLSIVLLFALALVGCGSKNNTAQPSPGSSTSDDGSNAPASGGDLLKQIKAAGVMKVGLMGTYAPYNFLNDNKEIDGFDADIAKEIGKRLGVKVEFAPQEFSGLIPSLQASKIDAIISQVTITDERKKQIDFTQPYITNEVKIIVRQNNDSITKLEDFKGKNIGVGLGTNDESYLRNEVLPKVGKFTIKTYDDVINSLQDLNAGRIDATINNLYALKPIVDKNGFKIKAVGEAIKSDQAGIAVHKNNPEFITALDKALADMKSDGTYNTIFKKWFGEEPAAK
- a CDS encoding TetR/AcrR family transcriptional regulator, translating into MNGQNDSQISSERRRRFLEIALRRFAKDGYHATKISDIVAEAGVAQGTFYWHFKSKEAIALEIVEDGRRQLLDVIAQGYRQELGTVQDMVQASEALLCRLFQFAESNRYLMELLLGGSGGIEPIRQAIGETRAAMESAFLHNIRRAMELGMLPEAIDAEFRAALIMSLIEGVVSRWLFGLGAPASGMAGKTAGQLASETARFEFFGLLGV
- a CDS encoding aminoglycoside phosphotransferase family protein, producing MFEITTELVRQLIHNQFPKWAHLEIRPVEKSGHDNRTYRLGSEMTVRLPSHENYASAVEKELKWLPVFKPLLSLPIPAPVAQGKPTDEYPLPWSINRWIEGDTITPANVLDLNGFAEDLAGFLRELEAIDASRGVPAGVQNFHRGGNLAVYDQDTRSIIDSLSGQYDSKLLTEIWDLALATRYQSAPLWVHGDVAVGNLLVKDGRLCGVIDFGTMGVGDPSSDLVMAWNFFDDVSREIFLSRMGFDQHTVNRARGWALWKALITYAWNEQGSEASNWGKHVMDVIIRDYKSL
- a CDS encoding TMEM175 family protein, encoding MKANRMEAFSDGVLAIIITIMVLEFKVPEGHDWDALIQLGPKILSYILSFVYVGIYWNNHHHLLHMVRTMNGRLMWPNLLLLFWLSLVPFTTGWMGESHFAATPTALYGIVLLLASLSYWLLQLAIMKQHAGDSAFVVAMGKNWKGKLSPLLYTIAALTAYVSTWISGFFFVLVTVIWFVPDRRIEHALGGR
- a CDS encoding bifunctional 2-polyprenyl-6-hydroxyphenol methylase/3-demethylubiquinol 3-O-methyltransferase UbiG gives rise to the protein MENKMSEWDNSYLNRDNFLFYPHEEVIRFVSKYIVKQVGLDEYQFIHPYNEKPKLLDVGCGIGRHIFYSHRMGLDSYGVDLSNEAITVARQWGRNLNVSDVENKIIQGDIRNMPWENGSFDYAVSHGVFDSTYFNIARAAFTETARILKNGGLFYCDLISGDDSNHAREFWGEEVVETQHEIGTIQMYYNYGKVLELVKDDFDILEANLIRRENIVSGSFHSRYHLVLRKKN
- a CDS encoding Rieske 2Fe-2S domain-containing protein, with amino-acid sequence MALKKVQICLENNVYDNPLEIELEGSSYFLTKDETGYKLLSSTCPHAGGKIVDQDSCFECPIHSWKFAYSGESMNVPKQRMAQYNVSVEDGMLFAEIPNSLNTSEPQQDTTLEQDLIVKLHSHACLEFKYDDFSLITDPWLVGPAFMGAWLQYPAPIVDVHTLTPSALWISHEHSDHFHESTLTFMDRNIPIYFPDFPNKRIEEKLIQLGFRNIYPMQFGKPLEIRKHIKITCFEPSSLWNDAILLIEIENFRILNLNDAGLNPRIAKIIGKVDVIASGFSPGASGYPLTWAHLDEDKKDQILEKSRLGLLKMLTQAIDLYGAKSLIPFASHFNLWHPTHRKYVEKLRKNTVMDVVEAFKDTTVNVVDLLPGDYWGVKKNNIVYAKRDRSKLYNQAEVLEYLDKAYREDLFLEHHPNDYSISVAEVENYFLLLNKTSEIAYCEDLRICVKVTNIDSSQHSFEVLLEIEKGILNIRKLEKHDINLTIELPANIVKKIITDNLSWDEAHIGYWCKFSRNPDVYHAGFWRLLQTPYFRKSPQLTRTVHPETITGDTAIADVLEFYGDDADKILRRYGLYCLGCHHSTFESISIGARNHGINGADVDKLLLELNKAFLQGEGTIGKQNERVG
- a CDS encoding nucleotide excision repair endonuclease, which produces MISITIPAPDVTITKQSDPQLSHIYGFTDFHLISREEGGIFMFYNNKDELLFVGKARKLRPRIKKHFEDTVSPIKNHRDEVTKIEVCIVEGLLDRAIYETYIANKFRAKYNPDRVL